GCCCTCGGGCGCCACCCCAGCGCGGCACCATGCCGTAGAGGGCGAAGCAGATGGCGTCCAGCACAGTGGACTTACCCGAGCCGGTCGGGCCGATCAGAGCGAAGAAGTCGGCGTCGGTGAAGTCGACCGTGGTGTCATCCCGGAAGACCGTGAAACCGGCCATGTCCAACCGCATGGGACGCATCAGTGGTCGACCTCCTCGAAGAGCTCGTCGAAGAGTTCCCGGACGCCCTCGTCTGCGTGGCCCCGGCTGTCCAGGTAGTCGGCGAACAACTCCCGGGGCGAGCGCCCCGACCGTTGCGCGATGCGGGCGCCGCTGCCCGGCGCGGCGAGCAGCTCCGGGTCGATCCGGATCTCCAGCGCTCGGGGGAGCAGCTCCTGGATCTCCTCGCGCAGGCCGGCGCGGGGTTGCTCCCGCACGTACACGCGCAGCCACGCGTCCGGCGCCTCGATCTCGGCGAGCTGGGCCAGGGTGCCCCGCACGGTGCGTAGCGCACTCGCCGCGGTCACCGGCACCTCGCGGACCCGGGCGGCGGTGGTGGCGGTCACCTCGACCAGCGTCACCGAGGGGATGTTTTCCTGCTCGCCGAAGTCGACCGCGAGCGGGCTGCCGCTGTAGCGCACCGGGCAGGGGCCGACGACCCGCTGCGCCCGGTGCAGGTGGCCCAGTGCCACGTAGTGCGCGGTGGCCGGGAAGACGGTGGCCGGCACGGCGTAGCCGAGCACGGTGTGCGCGTCCCGTTCGCCGCCGCCGGTGGCCGCGCCCGTCACGGTCAGATGCGCGGTGACCAGGTGCACCCGGTCCGGCTCGGTGAAGCCCTCGGTGAGCCGACCCAGCACCCGGCCCAGGTGGTCGGCGTAGGTCTGGTTGGCCTCGGCGGCGGTCAACTCGTACATCTCCAGCGCACGCACCGCGTACCGCTGGGACAGGAACGGGAGCGCGGCCAGCCGCCACCGCTCGCCGCCGGCGGTGGTGCCGTCGATCACGTGCTCGTCCGGGTTTTCCCGCACACCGCCGCGCAGCGTGATGCCGGCGGCCTCCGCCCAGGGTCGCAGCGCGTCCAGTGCCGGGCCGTTGTCGTGGTTGCCGCCGATCGCGACCACGTCCGCGCCGGTGCGACGCAGCGCGGTCAGCGCCCGGGTGACCAGCCGGGTCGCCTCCGAGGTGGGCGCGGCGGTGTCGTAGAGGTCGCCGGCGACGATGACCAGATCCGGCTGCTCGGCGTTGGCTATGTCGATCACGCCGGCCAGTACGGCCTTGTGCTCCTCGGCCCGGGACTGCCCCTTGAGCACCTTGCCGACGTGCCAGTCCGAGGTGTGCAGGATCTTCACCGTGGCTGCCTTCCGTGCTGCGCGACTGCGGGACTCACCGGGCCACCCCTAGAACGGGATGTCGTCGTCGGTGCCGCCGCCGGAGCCCACCACGGCGAACGGGTCGGCGGACTGGGTGATCGAGCGGAGCGTCTCCGATGGAGCCCGGCCCGCCTCGGAGACCCGGGTGGCCCAGGCCGGGAACGGGAACTCCAGGCAGAGCGGCACCGGGATGTCCGGCTGGTTGACGAACATGGTGCCCGGCTTGGCCAGCAGCGCCCGCTGCCGCTGCGCCGGGGGCAGGAAACCGTACTCCGGGCGGGAGGCCTCGGCCGGATCGAGCCGGCCGACCACCCGGATCGCCGAGTTGGTGACGATGCGCCGCTCCACCTCGCTCGCCGTCTGCTGGGCGCCGATCAGGATCACCCCGAGCGAACGGCCCCGCTCGGCGATGTCCAGCAGGACCTCCTTGATCGGCGAGGAGCCTTCCCGGGGGGCGTACTTGTTGAGCTCGTCGAGGACGACGAAGAGCAGCGGCTTGGCGGTGCCGGACTTCTCCTTGCGCTCGAACTCGCTCTTGAGCGTCACACCGACCACGAAGCGCTGGGCGCGGTCCGGAAGGTTGTGCAGGTCGACCACGGTGACCTGCGCGGACTCGCTGGTGTTGATCGAGTGCGGGCGGCGGGTGGTCAGGTCGCCGCGGATCAGCCGGGCGAGGTCCTTCTTGCTGCCGATCAACCGCCGGGCGAACGCGTTGACCGTGCCCAGGCCGACCGCGCTGCCCGCCCAGTCGGAGCGGGTCTCGTCGTCGTTGAGCTGGTCGACGATGTGGTCGACCAGGTCGCCGTAGGAGCCGAGCCGGACCCCGTCGATGCTCACCCCACCGTCGGCGGGCTGGGCGTACCGGGCCAGGTGCGCGGTGACCGAGTGGACCACCATCGTGTACTGCTGGCGCTCGTCGTCGGCGTCGGCGAAGACGTACGGCAGCAGCCGGTCGGCGCAGAACTCGCTGAGCGTCCAGTAGAAGGCGTCCACGCCGGTGAGGCGGCTGCTCACGTCCGGTGTGCCGGCGGAGTCGCCGACCCGGGGCGGGGCGTACACCCGCACGTCGGGGAAGGCGCCGGCGGTCAGCCCGAGCTTCGCGTACGCCGCACGGGTGGGCTCGTCGAGCCGGGTGTTGGGGTGGTCGAGGAAGAGCAGGTCCTCGCCCTTGACGTTGAAGATCAGCGCCTTGGCGTTGACCGCGTCGCCGCCCAGCACGCCCGAGCGGAAGACCGAGTAGAGCAGGAAGGTGGCGAAGCTGGTCTTGGTGGCCACCCCGGAGATGCCGGAGATGGAGACGTGCGCGCCCCGGCTGCCGTCGAGGAAGTCGGCGTTGAGGTAGACCGGCACCCCGTCGCGGCCCATCCCCATTGGGATGCGCCGCTCCATCCGGTCGAAGTGCAGCGCCCGGGCGCGCGCGTCACCCTCGGCACGGTGCACCACGGCGCCGGGGGTCGGCGGCACGTAGAACTCCGGATCGACCCGGGTGGTGGTCACCTCGGCCGCCTCCTGCACCTGCGCCGGCAGCGTCCCGTCGGCGATGGCGAAGACGTCCGAGTCGAACTGGGCACCCTCGTGCCGGGCCCGGACCTGGGTGACCACCCCGGCGATCGTCACCGGCTCCCGGTCGGGCAGCTCACGCCGGGTGACCACCACGTCGTCGAGCTGGAGGTAGCTGCCGGGCGCCACGGCCGTCCAGAACTGCAACGGGGTGGCGTCGGCGGTGCCGAGCACCCGGCCGACCGGCTGGCCCGGGCTGTCGAGGCCGTCGGGGCCGTCGTCGGTCATCGGGCGACTCGGGTCGGTCGGGCATCACGGTCGGGGCGCATGAGGTGCATCCTGCCCGAGGAGTACGACAGGTCGCCACGCGACGCGGCGGACGACACCATCCGCCGTCGCGCTCACGACGCTGGGTGTGCGACCGGCGACGGCCCGTCGCGGTGTCGGCTGTTACGGGCGGGCGTGGCGGAGCATGAGGACGCCGTCGTCGGCGGCGAGTACGTGCCGCAGCGGCAGCTGCCGGGGCGGCGTGGCGGTGCCGGCGGTGATCCGACCCGGGCCGGGGCCGGCGAGCAGCGGCGACACGGTGAGGCACAGCTCGTCGATCAGGTCGGCGGCGGTGAGCGCGCCGAACAGGTGCGGGCCGCCCTCGCAGAGTAGTTGGGACAGCCCGCGCCGGTGCAGCTCGTCGAGCCCGGCGGCCAGGTCGACCCGGTCCGCGCCGAAGGGCAGCACGTCGGCGACGTCGGTGAGGCCGGGCGGCGGGTCGGCGCCGGCGTGGGTGAGCACGATCGGGCGTACCGGCGCGTCGGCGAGGGCGGCCTGCGCGGGGTCCAGGTCGAGCGTGCCGGAGACGACCACCAGCGTCGGGTACTCGGCCAGCCCGTTCGCGCGGCGCCAGGCGCGGCGGCGCTCGTCGAGCCGAACCGCCCGGTAGCCCTCGTGCCGGAGCGTGCCGGCGGCCACCAGCAGCGCGTCGCAGAGCATCCGCAGCAGGCCGAAGACCCGCTTGTCCGGCTCGCCGGATAGTCCGGCGGAGTAGCCGTCCACGGAGACCGCGCCGTCCAGGCTGGAGACGAAGTTGACCCGCAGCCGGGGCCGGTCGGCGCGGCCGTAGAGCGTGGTCAGCGCGGCGTCGTCGAGCGGCAGCTCGGACGGCTCGGGCCAGAGCCGTCGGATCGGGATTCCGACGGTCATTCGCTGGCCGGACCAGTGACCGGAGGGGTCGGTCGGGCGGTACGGTGCTGACAGTCGCACCAGTTCCGGCCCGGGCATTCGTCGTGTCGCCGGGCCCGGCACGCTCGGCAGATCATGCTCGAAGCCTAAGCCGCGGGAGGACAGGGACAGCATGCCGCGTCAGATCTTCCAGCTGAAGATGTCCCTCGCCGGCGTACGCCCGCCGGTGTGGCGCCGGGTGCTCGTCCCGGCCGGCTACACGTTGGACCGACTGCACC
The nucleotide sequence above comes from Micromonospora sp. NBC_00389. Encoded proteins:
- a CDS encoding exonuclease SbcCD subunit D, giving the protein MKILHTSDWHVGKVLKGQSRAEEHKAVLAGVIDIANAEQPDLVIVAGDLYDTAAPTSEATRLVTRALTALRRTGADVVAIGGNHDNGPALDALRPWAEAAGITLRGGVRENPDEHVIDGTTAGGERWRLAALPFLSQRYAVRALEMYELTAAEANQTYADHLGRVLGRLTEGFTEPDRVHLVTAHLTVTGAATGGGERDAHTVLGYAVPATVFPATAHYVALGHLHRAQRVVGPCPVRYSGSPLAVDFGEQENIPSVTLVEVTATTAARVREVPVTAASALRTVRGTLAQLAEIEAPDAWLRVYVREQPRAGLREEIQELLPRALEIRIDPELLAAPGSGARIAQRSGRSPRELFADYLDSRGHADEGVRELFDELFEEVDH
- a CDS encoding ATP-binding protein — protein: MTDDGPDGLDSPGQPVGRVLGTADATPLQFWTAVAPGSYLQLDDVVVTRRELPDREPVTIAGVVTQVRARHEGAQFDSDVFAIADGTLPAQVQEAAEVTTTRVDPEFYVPPTPGAVVHRAEGDARARALHFDRMERRIPMGMGRDGVPVYLNADFLDGSRGAHVSISGISGVATKTSFATFLLYSVFRSGVLGGDAVNAKALIFNVKGEDLLFLDHPNTRLDEPTRAAYAKLGLTAGAFPDVRVYAPPRVGDSAGTPDVSSRLTGVDAFYWTLSEFCADRLLPYVFADADDERQQYTMVVHSVTAHLARYAQPADGGVSIDGVRLGSYGDLVDHIVDQLNDDETRSDWAGSAVGLGTVNAFARRLIGSKKDLARLIRGDLTTRRPHSINTSESAQVTVVDLHNLPDRAQRFVVGVTLKSEFERKEKSGTAKPLLFVVLDELNKYAPREGSSPIKEVLLDIAERGRSLGVILIGAQQTASEVERRIVTNSAIRVVGRLDPAEASRPEYGFLPPAQRQRALLAKPGTMFVNQPDIPVPLCLEFPFPAWATRVSEAGRAPSETLRSITQSADPFAVVGSGGGTDDDIPF
- a CDS encoding pyrimidine reductase family protein, with the translated sequence MTVGIPIRRLWPEPSELPLDDAALTTLYGRADRPRLRVNFVSSLDGAVSVDGYSAGLSGEPDKRVFGLLRMLCDALLVAAGTLRHEGYRAVRLDERRRAWRRANGLAEYPTLVVVSGTLDLDPAQAALADAPVRPIVLTHAGADPPPGLTDVADVLPFGADRVDLAAGLDELHRRGLSQLLCEGGPHLFGALTAADLIDELCLTVSPLLAGPGPGRITAGTATPPRQLPLRHVLAADDGVLMLRHARP